One Roseiconus lacunae genomic window, GCACGTGACGGCCCACCGATTCGCCATGGCCCTTCTTCGGTAGTCGGAGGTGCACAGTACAGGTACACGTCGCCGACCTCATCAACGAGTACGTCCGTTGCACATTCGTCGTCAATTCTGCCAACGGGAAAGTATTGTCGATTGTCCAGAGTGGAGAAATACGCAATACGGTCATGGTCTTCACGGCACGCCATCGGAGTAAGGTCGACTTGAACGCGACCTTTGATCGTCAGTCCGCCGTACTCGGTCAGAAAGCGAGTTGCGGCGACAGTTAGTTCGAAGCCGTCGGGAAGTACACTCGAGTCAAGTGAGATTCTCCGGTTGGGCCTCCAACCCGATTCAATGAGCGTTG contains:
- a CDS encoding SUKH-3 domain-containing protein — its product is MIRYLRERADLATLIESGWRPNRRISLDSSVLPDGFELTVAATRFLTEYGGLTIKGRVQVDLTPMACREDHDRIAYFSTLDNRQYFPVGRIDDECATDVLVDEVGDVYLYCAPPTTEEGPWRIGGPSRASVLRLLT